The following coding sequences are from one Rutidosis leptorrhynchoides isolate AG116_Rl617_1_P2 chromosome 11, CSIRO_AGI_Rlap_v1, whole genome shotgun sequence window:
- the LOC139874587 gene encoding uncharacterized protein codes for MRGDHSHPTIMLEAVASYDNWIWHAYFGVAGSNNDINVLNTSDLFNSMLNEEMPDVPYQINGVHYSRGYYLADGIYPTWAAFVKGFSSAVDEKLTYFTKKQASARKDVERTFGILQGRWHILQQPARAYEVNIMRQLMYTCIVIHNIIIEDNGYNLAENDWVVEPVQHIQRTWIDRCDAR; via the coding sequence ATGCGAGGTGATCACAGTCACCCAACTATTATGCTTGAAGCGGTCGCCTCGTATGATAATTGGATTTGGCATGCGTATTTTGGTGTTGCGGGTTCAAACAACGATATTAATGTGCTAAACACTAGTGATTTGTTCAACTCAATGCTTAATGAGGAAATGCCTGACGTTCCTTATCAAATAAACGGGGTTCATTATAGCAGGGGGTATTATTTAGCTGACGGTATTTACCCAACTTGGGCGGCATTTGTTAAGGGATTTTCAAGTGCCGTTGACgaaaaacttacttactttacaaaGAAACAAGCGAGCGCTCGCAAAGATGTTGAAAGAACGTTTGGGATCCTACAAGGCCGTTGGCATATTCTTCAGCAACCCGCACGAGCTTACGAAGTGAATATAATGAGACAACTAATGTACACGTGCATCGTGATACACAACATCATTATCGAAGACAATGGATACAACCTTGCTGAGAATGATTGGGTAGTTGAGCCCGTCCAACATATACAACGTACGTGGATCGATAGGTGTGACGctcgttga